A region of Coccinella septempunctata chromosome 5, icCocSept1.1, whole genome shotgun sequence DNA encodes the following proteins:
- the LOC123314175 gene encoding tRNA (guanine-N(7)-)-methyltransferase: MNETREVLPLPQKRYYRQRAHSNPIADHCFDYPKHPDLMDWSIHYPEMLKDKSCDKQVEFADIGCGYGGLLVTLSPMFPDSLMIGMEIRVKVSDYVIDRIKALRSQNPGQYQNIACLRTNAMKYLPNFFRKGQLKKIFFLYPDPHFKKAKHKWRIINQCLLAEYAYLLAIGGIVYTITDVKDLHEWMVTHFSSHPLFSRLSDEELVSDPIIEKLYASSEEGQKVTRNNGDKFLAVFKRIADPYENEN, encoded by the exons ATGAATGAGACAAGAGAAGTGCTACCTCTACCCCAGAAAAGGTATTATCGTCAAAGAGCACACTCTAATCCTATAGCAGATCACTGTTTTGATTA CCCTAAACATCCAGATCTCATGGATTGGTCTATTCATTACCCGGAAATGCTGAAGGACAAGTCTTGTGACAAACAAGTTGAATTTGCTGATATAGGTTGTGGATATGGAGGATTATTAGTGACTTTATCACCAATGTTTCCAGATAGTTTGATGATTGGTATGGAAATACGAGTGAAAGTTTCAGATTATGTTATTGATCGTATTAAAGCATTGAGATCACAGAATCCAGGACAGTATCAAAATATAGCTTGTTTAAGGACTAATGCAATGAAGTACTTACCTAATTTTTTTAGGAAAGGGCAG ttgaagaaaatattcttCCTTTATCCTGACCCCCATTTCAAAAAAGCTAAGCATAAGTGGAGGATTATTAATCAGTGTTTACTTGCTGAATATGCATATTTATTGGCAATAGGTGGGATAGTATATACAATCACAGATGTCAAAGATTTACATGAATGGATGGTTACACATTTTTCTAGTCATCCTTTATTTTCAAGACTTAGTGATGAAGAACTG GTTTCTGAtccaattattgaaaaattgtatgCATCTTCTGAAGAAGGTCAAAAAGTAACTAGAAACAATGGTGATAAGTTTCTAGCTGTGTTTAAGAGAATAGCCGACccatatgaaaatgaaaactga